The following is a genomic window from Marinococcus sp. PL1-022.
ATATCCTCTATATTCGGGTTCCCAGATCGTTGCGTATAGCCTAAAATTGATTGCCGTATTCGCACTTTCAGCTTCTTTTCCAACAAGTGACTGATTTTTGCCACAACGCCCTGGTCACCATTGTTATACTGTTCGGGCTCAAAAGCTGATTCTGTACACAAAATGATAATCGTCTGTTGCCCGGCCTCCTGCAGTTCGGTAATTCGCTGGGCGATGGTTTCTATATCCATTTGATATTCCGGCAGCAATACGATATCCGCTCCACTTGCTATCCCTGCTGCTAATGTCAGCTGGCCTGACATCCCTCCGAACGTTTCTACAATAAAAATGCGTCCCTCCAGATTCCGCCCGGTCTGCTTTAAATGCCCAATTTGGTGATAAACATTTTCGATAGCCGTTTTATGACCGATGGTATAGTCCGTACCTGGAATGTCATTGTCTATCGTCATTGGAATGTGTATGACATTTACTCCATGCGCTATCAGCAGTTTAGCTCCCTGGGCAGAGCCGTCACCGCCGAATACCACCAACACCTCGACATTTTGGCTTTTAAGAGCTGCTTTTACTTGTTCTATTCCATCCGCTGTTTTTAAAACATCACTCCTCCCACTCTTAATCAAAAGCTCCCCGCTATGCATCACCGGCTCTATATCCTCTTGAGTGATTGGTATTGGCTTATTTCTCACAATACCTTCAAAACCGGAATGATAGCCGATATATTCGTGCTCCCGGCTGATTAAATGATACAGGGCTGCGTTGACGCCAGAGGCGTCGCCTCCGCTCGTGATTACTGCGATTTTCATGTTTTCTCCCTCCTTTTACTGCAGGCTGGCTTCGTTGATAACCTGCCAGATTTCTTCTTTGCTCCCCTTTAAAAAGATTTCTTTGGATTTTTCTTCGTTAAGAGCCGTCACCAGCTGCCTCAAAGCCCGTAAGTGCGTCTCAGCATCCGTACTTCCTAAGCAGAAGATCAGCTTCACGGGATCATTGGATTCGTGGCCAAAATTAACCGAGTTGGACAGACGAAGAAAGCTTAAACATAATTCATTCACCCCTTCTTCCGGTCTTGCATGCGGCATAGCCACCCCCTCATCGAGAACTACATATGGGCCATTATCTGTAACCATCTGAATCATCGCTTCTATATATTTTGGCTCGATCAATTGATTTTCTACTAATGGAGTGCTGCCGATTCTTATCGCTTCCTTCCAGTTTTCGGCTGGAATATCCAATTGGATGTATTCAGGTTTTAAGACTTTTTCAAGCACTGGACCAGACTTCCTTTCTTGTTTTTTTATTAGAACGTCGGTTATTTTTTGCTGATCTGTTTCATTGATCATTGGGTTAATCATTATTGAAGGAAGGTCGATGTTTTCTATGGGCATAGTAGAAAAGATATAATCAACTTCTGAAAGTTCTCTGTCCTGATGAAGCTGAAAGTAGGAAATAACTCTATCAACAATAATTTCCGGAAATAATCGTTTGAGACGACTTTTCATCAATTGAACAGTTCCGATCCCGCTTCCACATACAAGCAGCACCCTCATTCTGCTTCTAGACTCCATCCGCTCAGTAGCAGCCCCAAAATGCAGTGTTAAAAAGCAAACTTCGTCTATATTGAAAGCAACATTATATTCCTCTTCAATTTCATTTAGATTCTGCTCCACCCATTGCGAAAGCCTGCTGTATTCTTCCATGATTTGGTCCGTCATCGGATTATTTAAGCCAAGCTGAAACTGGAGCCGATAAATAGCTGGCTTCAAATGTACAAGCAGCCCCTGCTCCAGCTGCACGTCATCCATGAAGTCAATCCCGCTTTGAAAGCTGATTTTTGCCACCATTTTTTTTATCAGCGCAAGCAGTCTGTGATCTTCATCGGTTTCAATAGACTGCAGGGTTTTTGAACTAAGTAGATGGAGTGTAATGAAGGCAGCTTCGTCTTCACACAGACTTTTATCCAACTTTGCTTCCAGCAGCTTTACAATTTTTTTGCCAATCTCAAATTCTTTATACGTTCTAATATTCCATTGATCGATATCTGGAAATGTAATCGTTTTTTCCTGCTTTAAGCGCTGCATAGCCAAAACAACATGAATGATAATCCCCTGCATAGCTAAATCCGTTAATTCCGGCATTGATTGCTGTAAAAGAGAAAGCAGTTCTTTTCTGAGCTGCTCGATATCTTCGGAGGAATCCTCCATATGCTGGGTCAGCCACTCAAGAGTTTTTTCATCTCCAAACTGATTGGAGAGCTGCTTGTAGGAACGACGAATATTCAGCTCTGTGCCCTTCAAAAGAAATCCTTTATTATTTTCGTATTCAACATCCACATGAAAAGGCTGAAGAAATTCCGAAAGCTTTTTAACATCTTCAAGTACGGTTCTTCTTGTCACATGCATCAATGCAGCCATTTCTTTAGAATTAACGGGCCTTCCTGTTTGAAAGAGCATGCCGAGAATCGTCATCATCCGCTCTAAAGGAGAGAGTCTTACGTGAAATTCGTCTATATCCTGAACCGAGTGAAAAATCTTGTGCTTGTCGGCTTCTTTTAAATTGATTAGTATACCCTGGGATTTATCACGATGAATGTCAGCCTGGAAGCTGCTCACAAAATACTCTACTTCATTCACGTCATTGCGCATCGTCCTTTCACTTACATTGTAGAAGTCTGCCAGTTCACCCATCTTTGTCGGCGTGCTTTTTTTAATTAAAAATTGTAGTAAATTACGTTGTCTTTCATTTAGCATGGTGACCTCTCCTCTGGTTAAAATCATAAGACAAAAACTCTCACAATAGATAAGAAACCGTTTACAAAATAAAAACGGAAATTCTTCTTCTCTTTTCTTTTTCTATTATATAGATCATTAGTTACACACAAACACTTAGTGTTTTCAAAAGAAAAAGCGCCTGGATTCTGATACCATCCAGGCGCTTTTTCTTGTCTTACTATTTTTTAGAGTATGTTAAACAGAACGCTTTCTATTGAAAATTTGATTAGTTCTTAATCCACCTGCACATTTTTAATCGCACGGCGCACCGATTGAATCAGCAGGTCAAAGGCTTTCTGGGCTTTTTCAATATCCTGCTCTGCCAGCCCCTCCAGTAACGTATGATGGTACGGGTAGCTTTCATCAAAGATATGTTCAATGCCAAAGGGCTCGTTCCAGAATTGTTCAAACTGGTCACCCACGGAATTAATGATGCTGTTAAGAAAATCGTTATCTGCCAGCTGATAGATGTATTCATGAAAGGATGCATCCGCCTGGTTCGCCGTTTTCCGGTCATTGTGGCTGATGGCTTCTTCATATTCCGTTAAATACGCTTGCAGCTGCTTAATATCCTTTTCTTGAATATTTGAAATCGCCAGGTCAATCGCCTTTTTCTCCAGCGCCTCCCGCACCTCAAGAATTTCCAGCAGAAACCGCTGTTCGTTCTCGATATCAAACATCGTATGAATATAAAACGGGCGCAGCTCGTTCACGAAAATGCCCTTGCCGTTAATCACCTGAATGGCACCCCGGGACTCGAGGATCTGCAGTGCCTCCCGCAGCGTCGAGCGGCCGATCTGCAGCTTATCCGACATATCGCTGACGCTTGGCAGGCGGTCCCCCTCCTTTAATTTTTCTGATTTGATAAACGCATATATTTCATCCACCACCTGGGCAGACAGCTTTTGTTTTTTTATAGCCTTCACTAAGGAATACCACCCTTCAGCGTTGTTCTTCTTTTTATTATAACTTGAATTGCCGTATGAAAGGAAATGTGCCGGGAAATAAAAAAACCTTGCTTAATTTATCAGAATATTTTAACCTATATGATAGGTAGACAGCATGACTCATTGGAGGGTTGCATAATGGAATTAACGGACGAAGAAATTTGCATGGGGGACGGCGACAATGAAGGAAATCCCTACCACGCCGTGGCGCCACCGATTTATCAGACGAGTCTTTTCACCAAACCGACATTTGAAGCATTCGCCGAGGATCAGGTGCATGAAAACGAGCGCCACGTGTACAGCCGGGGCACCAACCCTACGGTCGAGGTGCTCGAGCAGAAGCTCGCTGCCCTGGAGCGCGGCGGGGCCTGCAAGTGCTTTGGCTCCGGCATGGGAGCAATCAGCAGCACCTGGATGACGATTCTCCGCCCCGGCGATCACGTGCTGTTTTTGAATCACACCTATGGGCCGGCCCTGCAGCTGATCGAGCACCTGTCTTCCTTTGATATTGCCTATACGGTCTGGACGAAGGACTCGGACAGAAGCATGGAGGACTGCATTCAGCGAAATACCGTCCTCATTTATATGGAAAACCCCGGAACAATGACAATGGAGATCATCGACATAGAACAGGCCGTCGCCATGGCCAGAGAACATAGCATTACCACGATGATGGACAATACATGGGCAACCCCGCTTTTTCAAAAGCCTTTAACCATGGGCGTGGATATTGTCGTGCATTCGTTAACCAAGTATATCGGCGGCCACAGTGACGTGCTCGGCGGGGCCGTAATCGCAAGCCGGGCGTTTATTAAAAAGTTATTTTTTCACGGCTATCAGCTGTTCGGATCGGTGCTGTCTGCGATGGAGGCCTCTATGGTCATCCGGGGGCTGCGTACACTGCCGCTCCGGATGAGAAATCATGAAAGCAACGCCGCAGAGGTTATTTCTTTTCTGCAGACCCGCCCCGAAGTAAAAGCGATTCACCATCCGTCGGTGAACAAGGAAGCCAGTGCCCTGGTCGACCAGCAGTTTTACGGCTTGTCCGGGCTGCTCAGCTTTGAATTAAAGGACGGCGGCTTTGAAAACGTGGCACGCTTCATCAACGAGCTGCGCCTGTTTCGCATCGGCACGAGCTGGGGGGGATTTGAAAGTCTCGTTACCTCCCCGGTCAAACCGGGCAACGAAGAAACTCTTCGCCACCAGGGATTTGACACCGGCCTGATCCGGCTGTCGGTCGGCCTCGAGGGAGCTCCGCAGCAGATTAAGGACCTCGAAGGCGCGTTTGAACGAACCAGGCATTATGTACAGTAGCAGTTAAACTTAAGTATGTATGAGGAGGAAATAGTATGTCTGAACATACAGAACAGCAGCACCGGCCGCAGCCGGGTATAGGGATCGCCCTTATTCCGGTGTTTCTCGCCGTAGCCATTCTCGTAGGCGGCATCGGCATCCTGCAGTATCCCGCCGAACTGATGCTCGTTTTTGCCGCGGTCGTTTTCGTCATCTTTGCGGTCATTTACGGGGCCAAATGGGACAATATCATTCTGGAAATGGGAGAGAAGATCAAGCGCGCGCTTCCGGCCATTCTGATTCTGCTCAGCATCGGCATCATCATCGGCTCCTGGATGATTTCAGGAACAATCCCGCTGATGGTGTACTACGGCCTGCAGCTGATCAATCCGGCGCATTTATTTGTGCTCGCCTTTATTGTTACCGCTATCACATCCACCTTTACCGGTACAAGCTGGGGCTCGGCCGGAACGATTGGTGTCGCCCTGATCAGCATCGCCCAGACGATGGACGTATCTCTTGCGATCACAGCGGGCGCGGTCGTTTCCGGGGCGTATTTCGGGGATAAGCTCTCCCCGCTCTCAGACACGACCAACATGAGCGCTATCGCCGCGGGTTCCGACCTGTATGAGCACATCCGCCATATGCTGTATACCGCCGTGCCTTCGTCGATTCTGGCGCTCATCGTTTTCTGGATTGCCGGTACGACGATTCCAACATCCTCCGGCCAGATCGCCGAGGTGGAGAGCATGACCGCGTCGCTGGAAAATTTATTTTCACTGAATCCCCTGCTTTTGATTCCGCCGCTGATTGTGCTGATCGGCTCGATAATGAAAAAGCCGCCGCTGATTATTTTGTTTGTTTCCTCGCTTACGGCTTTGCTGCTCGCGTGGATTCTTCAGGGTGCCGCGTTCAGTAATATTTTTGCCTCTGTGGTGTCCGGGTTTACGACCGATATGCTCCCGGAGAATGTGGAATTATCGGAGGACCTGTCATCACTGTTAAACCGGGGCGGCCTGTATTCGATGTATAACGCCACCTTCTTCATCTTTTGTGCGTTTTTCTTCGCCTCGGCCCTCGAAGCCTCCAACGTGCTGCGCGTGCTGCTTGAAGGAATCATTCAAAAGCTCCGTTCGACGGGCAGCATCGTTTTCACGACGCTCGTATCCGGCTTTGTCGTGATTAACGGAACGTCCAACGCGCTCGTCACCTATTTTCTGATTAAGGATATTTACGGCGATGTGTTTCGAAAGCACCGCCTGCATCCGGTCAACCTGTCGAGAAGCATGGAGGATTCGGTCACCATCACCGAGGTGCTGATGCCATGGACCGTGTCCGGCGTGTTTATGGCCACCACGCTCGGCGTAGGCAACTTTGAATTCCTGCCGTGGGCCGTATTTAACTGGGGCGGCTTTATCTTTTCCGCATTGCTCGCGTTTCTGGCGCCGTGGACCAATAACTTCGGCATCCGCACGCTGCCGGAGGCTTCCGCCCAGTACGGCGATCCTTCCGAGGAAGAGCCTAAATCTCTTTATAAATAGATCAGGATGAAAAAGCTGCCTCTTCACATGAACTGTAACCTATAAAATGGACAGGAAATAAAAAGAGTCTAGGCTGTTAACAGATGATCCCGGTATTGGACCGGGGTCATTTTTTTTAGTCCCCACTGGTAGCGGCGGTGATTATATCTGTCGATATAATCGTGAACAATCTGCTTCAGTTGAGCGAAGGTGGCACAGAGACGGGGGTCCACCATATCTTTAAAGTGTCCAAAGAAGGATTCCATGGGAGCATTATCCCAACAATTGCCGCGCCGGGACATGGATTGGCAGAGACCCGCCTGCTTCACCTTGGCCTGAAAGGCCGGGTGTGTATAGTGCGTCCCCTGGTCGGAATGAAGCATCGCTCCGGGATGGAGGGACTGATGCTGCAGTTGGTCCAGGGTCTCATGGGCGAGATCCATCGCTAGCGAGGTGGAAACGACATGAGCCAGAATTTCTTTGGTGGCGCTGTCTTTGATACACGACAAGTACGCTTTTTGCCCCTGGCCGTAATACAGATACGTGATATCTGTCAGAAGAATTTTTCCAGGTTCCTGGGCGTCAAAAGCCCGGTTCAACAGGTTGGGGCAGGTCTGGTGCTCCTGGGTGGCCTTCATGAGCTTTTTATAGGGGGTCGCCCGGCGGATTTTCGTTACCATCTGAAATTTGGCCATTAACCGTCGAATTTTTTTATGATTCATGATGATGCCCTGATCGTTTTCAAGCATCATTTTGATCTGCAGGGCGCCTGCTTTTTCATGATGACGCTCAAACAGCTCCCGAATCCGTTCGGCCTCCCGGGCATCGTGGTCGTCCTGCCGCTGCCTCTCCGGTTCATTCTTCCGCCAGGCGTAATACCCGCTCCGGCTGACCCCGGTCAGGTGACATAAATACGACACGTGACCGAGGAGCTCATGTGTATCAATGACCGCCTGAATCAATCCGTACACCTCGTGGGGGGTTAACGGTGTTTCTTCTTCGACACCTGCCTTTCGAGCTCTTCGAGCTTTTTTAAGAAGTCGATTTCAGCCTCCAGATACTGTATGCGTGTTTCGGCTCGCTGAAGCTTGTCGTCCGTGGAACGCGAACGGGACGAGGGCCGGCCCGCAGCTCCTTTCCCCCGGCGTTCCTGTTCGAGGCCCAGGTCCCCATAACGCTCGTGGGTTTGTCGCCATCGCTGCAGGCATCGTTTCGGCTGTTCCTTGCCAATGACCGTCAGGTCAAGGTCGTGCTCGACAAAAATCTGCGCTGGTCCAGCTCCCTGATGATAAGCATGGACGGCCTTCTTCTTAAAATCCGGATGATACGAAATCGTCCGGTCGGATACCTTTCGAATGCACGGATGAGCTTCTAACTGCTTTTGTTCGCTCGCCGAATACCTTCTTTTCATCGCTGTTCCTCCGTTCGTTCTCTTTTCGTTTAGTATACACGGCAATTGGGGATGGAAAATAGAAAAAACCCGAATGATGGGCACTTTTTTATCGTGTCCATCATTCGGGTTATAGTTCAACATAGGGGGCAGTTTTTACTTCTTTGTTTCGCGACGTTAGCTAAGACCTAATACCTAAAGTAGTACTATTAAATTTATCTTTATGCCTTTATGCTTAGAATACAGTTTGTTTTGAAAAATATGTATTCTGACTATAAGGAGCGTTTTATGCATACTTCTATTAAAATGATGTTCGCCATAACGATTGTCACGGCGTTTTTTTTGAGTCTTTCCATCAGCGTGAAAGCAGAAGCAGCAGAACGAATTTCAGGAGAAGACCGCATTGGCACCGCTATTGAAATTTCCCAGTACGGGTGGGAACACAGTGATGCCGTAGTCATCGCCAGGTCGGACCACCCTGCAGACGCTCTCGCTTCGGCGGGAATTGTGGAAATGGCTGATGCACCCATCCTGCTGTCCAGAACTAATTCATTGGATCCCCGCATCATGGAGGAGGTTCTCCGGCTTGATGCCCAGACTGTCTACCTGCTCGGCGGAGAGGCAGCTCTTTCTTCCAACGTGGAACAGGAGCTTCGAAGCGCAGGGGTCAACGTGGAACGCGTATCGGGGAGCACCAGATACGAAACAGCGGAGGAAGTAAATGACACTGCCGGCTATGCCAGTGCCTCCTCGGCCATTCTGGTCAGCGGAGAAGTCGCTGCCGACGCTTTAAGTGCATCCGGCATGGCGGTGGATGACCGTCTGCCTATTTATTTAACGAAAAAAGACAGCCTGTCTACGGACCTGCCTTCTTCAGTCAATTATGTCACTATTTTTGGCGGCACTAACGCCGTCAGCTCCGAGGTCGTCGAGCAGCTGGAGGCCCAGGGGGTTAAAGTACGAAGAATTAAAGGCGACACCCGTTACGAAACAAGCGTCAAAGCCGCCGCGTCTTATTCTCCCGGCAATTACAACCTGCTGGTTCGCGGCACTTCCGTAAAAAGCGATGAGGAAGATTATCCTGATGCCGTAGCTGCCGCCGGCCTGGCAAATAAAATCGGAGCTTCCATTGTTCTCTCTCATCCTTCCCAGGCGCAGGCTTCCACCACCAATTATTTAAGCAGCTCGTATAATACTAATATTATTCTAGGCGGAACTGCCGCTATCTCCGATCAGGTAAAAGCTTCCTATGAAGAAGCTGCACCGGGGGATTCACCCGATAGTGTGGAATTAGTGGAAGGCATATCCACCTACACGATCGATAATATTATTGCATCCGGCGAAAAATATATTGGTACCCCGTATCAATTCGGGGCACCGCCTTACACCACGGAAACCTTTGACTGTTCCTCCTTTCTGCAGCTTATCTTTGCAGAAAACGGGGTTACACTGCCCCGAACATCACGCCAGCAGTACCAAGAAGGTGTAGAGGTTCCGGAAGACCAGCTGGAAAAGGGCGATCTTGTCTTTTTTGACACTACCAATGATGGCTCCATCAACCACGTTTCGATGTACATTGATGAAGAAACGCTATTTCACGCGACCCTAAGCAGAGGCGTCGACTATACTGGATTTACCAACTACTGGAGAAGCCATATGGTCGGTGCGAAGCGTATTACCGAGGAATAAAGAAAAGCCCAGCAGTCTCTCTTTAAAGAGTAACTGCTGGGCTTTTTGCGCTCAAAAAAGCGCACACCCGTTACGTTTTTGCTTCACTTTCCCGCACCCGCGGCGCCCGGTATGCCATCAGCGCAATCGCCATGGCGACCACAACAAGCGCACTTCCGGCCCAGGAGGTGGCCGCGACCACGGACTGCTCCACAACGATGCCGCCGAGAATGGAGCCAATTGCAATGCCGACCTGAAGGGCCGAGGTGTTCACGCTCTGCTGGATGTCCGACGTTTCCGGAGCGACGGCAATCAAATAACTCTGCTGTGCCGGTGCGATCGACCAGCTGAGGATGCCCCAGATGATGACGGCTGTGATGAAGAGGGCCATCGAGTTCGTGGCAAACGGCAGGATGAATAGGATGACCGCAAACGATGCGATGAACGTGAGCGACATTTTTTTTGAGCCGAACTGGTCGGTCAGCCAGCCGCCGACGCCACCGCCGGAGACCGCAGCCGCCCCGAAAATGAAGAACATAGCGCTGATCCAGAACGAGTTCAGTCCCATCGTTTCCTGCATGAACGGGTTAAAGTAGCCGTACAGTGTGTAGTGGCCTGCAAGCACGAGCAGCGTCACGCTGTGAATGCCGACGATCTTAATATCCTTGAGCGAGCGGATCTGCTGGCCGACGGTCACCACCTGCTCCGGCTGCATGCGCGGCAGAAAGCGGACCATGAGCGCACCGATCAACACCGTGAGCACCGCAATCATGACAAAGATGATCCGCCAGCCGAACGCCTCTCCGATAAGCACGCCGAGCGGCACCCCGAGCACGAGCGCCGAGCTCACGCCCATCGTGACGAGGCCGATACTGCGGGAACGGTATTTGGCCTCCACGAGCTTCGGCGCCATCGTGAGCGCGAGCACAATAATGAGCGCGGCGCTGGCCGCCGTTACAAACCGGGCGGCCATCAGCACCGCAAACGTCGGAGCAAAGCTTGCGCCGATATTCGCGATGGCAAACACGGCGAGCGCCCACATGTAGACGGTTTTGCGCTCCACGTTGGACGTAAATGACAACAACAGCGGCCCGGCCACCGCAAATACGAGGGCAAAAATCGTAATCAGCTGACCGGCAATCGCAATAGAGACCCCTAAATCGTCCGAAATGAGCGGAAGAATGCCGCTGATAATCAGTTCGACCATGCCGACGATAAACGCCGACACCGCCAGTAAGTATACACGTGAATTCATAACACAATGACCTCGGAAGACTGCTGCGTCCTCCGTTCCTTTCTATCCTAAAATCTTCTATTTCATTCTAACACGAACCTCACACCGAAAACGATATGCTGCCTGCACGAAAAAAGCAGCACCCGAACCGGGCCCTGCCTTCTCTCATTTATATCAGCTGCACATTTGGTGTCGTTTTTTCGTGATTCTGGTACTGCCTGGCCATGATGCCTTCCGGGGTAATCTCCCAATCGGTGATCGAAAGCACCAATTCGTGCCGAAAACCGGTCAAACGGCAGGAGGCCAGCTCCTCTATGTGTACCGGGCGCCCCTGCAGTTCCTCCAGCAGCTCGTACGTTTCCGGCTTCCACATCATATATTCGTCGTAAAAGAAAGGAATAAGTAATCCTTCCTCTCGCTGCTTTGCCTGTTCGAAGTTAACAATTGCACTATCACGAAAAAGAGAGCCTATGTCCTCCCAGCGATCCGAACGGACCTGGGCTGCAATGAATGTGTTTCTCATCAGTGACAACTCCTTTCCTCCCTCTATTCCCAAAAGAAAGGAAAGTTAGTCATGAATGATGAATGTTTTGTAAGAAACGCTTTCATTCACTGTGGCTGAAACAGCTCCACGAGCAGCAGCGCCACCGCCCCAAGCATGGTTGCCCTGCTGCCAAATTCGGTAAGAACGACTTTGGTCTGCTTGGCCTGCTGGGTAAGGCCGCGCTCCTGAATAATACGCCTGAGCGGCTCGAGCACGTACTTTCCGGACTCCGAGACCCCGCCGCCGATAATAACCTTGGTCGGGTTGATGATATGGATCAGATTGGTGAGGCCGATGCCAAGGTATTCCCCGGTCTGCCGGAGAATATCGATGGCAAGCTGATCACCTGCTTCAGCAGCGGCAAACACGACCTCCCCGCTCACCCGTTCGAGATCTCCTTCAATCAGCTCCCAAATACGGCTGTCGGGATGCTCTTTCAGGCTTTCCACGGTTCGCTCGGCGACCGCCGGCCCGGAGGCGACCGTCTGCAGACAGCCGTTGCTTCCGCACGCACAGCGGCGGCCGTGTACATCAATCGCCATATGGCCGAGCTCCCCGGCGATATCGTACTCCCCGTGATACAGCTCGCCGTTGATGATAATGCCGGAGCCGATCCCACGGCCGACGTTGACCGCGACCATGCTTGTAACGTTTTCTCCGCTTCCAAACCAGGCTTCGCCGAGCGCCATCGCGCGCGCATCGTTTTCTACTTTCACAAGAAAACCGAATTCCTTTTCCAGCTCTTCCTTAATGGGAATATTTCGAAGGTGCAGGTTCGGGGCAAACAGCGACGTTCCCGTTGCCACATCGACCACCCCGTGCATCGCCACGCCAATACCGACGACTTTATCCCGCATGAGCGGAATTTCATTTAATAAATCATGAATGCCTTTTTTTACGACATCCAAAAATTCCGATTCCTCCGTCAGGCTGATGCTTTCCCTCAGGTGATGAATCACCGTGCCGGACAGATCGGCGAGGCCAAACTCCACCTCTGTCGGGCCGGCGTCGAGACCGATAATATAAAAGTCACTGCTGTTGATCACAAGCATCGTCGGCTTCCGGCCGCCCTGTGAATCGCCGAGGCGGCTTTCCTTCACAATTCCCTGCTCGATCAGCTCGCGCACATTCGCGCTCACCGTCGGCGGGGTCAGGTTGGTTTCTTTCGCAATCTGGGCACGTGAGATCGGGCCCTCGCTACGGATTTTGTTTAATACAATTGATTTGTTAATGGACTTCATCCATTGAAAACTGCCGGTTTGCATAACTGTTCCCCCGTTTCGCGGCCCCTGGTTCCTCATCCACGTGCCCTAATGCTGTAAATATCATCCGCGTGAATCTTCTATATCGTTATTCTCCGCGCAGGCGAAGCTGAAAATGAAAAGGCTTCATGTGCAGCTGGTACGGCTCCAGTACGTCCGGACCGCAGCTGGCTGAGCCGAGGCCGTGCTGCTGGTGGTCCACCTGCACCGTCACGTAGTCCGCTTTCACCAGCTCATGACGGTGACGGGCCTGTTCCATATTTTCGCGGGTATACTCCTGAATTGTAAAGTCAAAGCGCTCACCGCGAGCTTCAGCCGTTAATGACACCGCTCCGCCTTTGATCGTCACTTCGCGCACGTGGTGGCGATTCCCGTTTTCCTGTGGATAAATGTACGGGGTCATCAGCTCCGGCACCGGAAGCGACCACTGGCCGCGCCGCACGGACTGCCGGCTGTCGCGGTAGGCTTCTCCCGGCCCGAGACCGAGCCAGTCCACCTGCTGCATGGATTGGGGCACGGTCCATTCGATGCCGACCCGCGGCAGGGTTTCCGGATAGTCGCCATTCGGCACAACAGAAACATCTATGTCCACTGTTCCCGAAGGTGCAACCACATACGTCCACTCGACGTCCATCCTCCACGCCACCCCCGGAGGCGCGACGCTTTCCTGAACAGTCACATGCACCGCTTCGCCGTGTTCGGCCACTTCGACTTTTCTCGTCCGG
Proteins encoded in this region:
- a CDS encoding cell wall-binding repeat-containing protein, translating into MHTSIKMMFAITIVTAFFLSLSISVKAEAAERISGEDRIGTAIEISQYGWEHSDAVVIARSDHPADALASAGIVEMADAPILLSRTNSLDPRIMEEVLRLDAQTVYLLGGEAALSSNVEQELRSAGVNVERVSGSTRYETAEEVNDTAGYASASSAILVSGEVAADALSASGMAVDDRLPIYLTKKDSLSTDLPSSVNYVTIFGGTNAVSSEVVEQLEAQGVKVRRIKGDTRYETSVKAAASYSPGNYNLLVRGTSVKSDEEDYPDAVAAAGLANKIGASIVLSHPSQAQASTTNYLSSSYNTNIILGGTAAISDQVKASYEEAAPGDSPDSVELVEGISTYTIDNIIASGEKYIGTPYQFGAPPYTTETFDCSSFLQLIFAENGVTLPRTSRQQYQEGVEVPEDQLEKGDLVFFDTTNDGSINHVSMYIDEETLFHATLSRGVDYTGFTNYWRSHMVGAKRITEE
- a CDS encoding MFS transporter, yielding MNSRVYLLAVSAFIVGMVELIISGILPLISDDLGVSIAIAGQLITIFALVFAVAGPLLLSFTSNVERKTVYMWALAVFAIANIGASFAPTFAVLMAARFVTAASAALIIVLALTMAPKLVEAKYRSRSIGLVTMGVSSALVLGVPLGVLIGEAFGWRIIFVMIAVLTVLIGALMVRFLPRMQPEQVVTVGQQIRSLKDIKIVGIHSVTLLVLAGHYTLYGYFNPFMQETMGLNSFWISAMFFIFGAAAVSGGGVGGWLTDQFGSKKMSLTFIASFAVILFILPFATNSMALFITAVIIWGILSWSIAPAQQSYLIAVAPETSDIQQSVNTSALQVGIAIGSILGGIVVEQSVVAATSWAGSALVVVAMAIALMAYRAPRVRESEAKT
- a CDS encoding ROK family transcriptional regulator, yielding MQTGSFQWMKSINKSIVLNKIRSEGPISRAQIAKETNLTPPTVSANVRELIEQGIVKESRLGDSQGGRKPTMLVINSSDFYIIGLDAGPTEVEFGLADLSGTVIHHLRESISLTEESEFLDVVKKGIHDLLNEIPLMRDKVVGIGVAMHGVVDVATGTSLFAPNLHLRNIPIKEELEKEFGFLVKVENDARAMALGEAWFGSGENVTSMVAVNVGRGIGSGIIINGELYHGEYDIAGELGHMAIDVHGRRCACGSNGCLQTVASGPAVAERTVESLKEHPDSRIWELIEGDLERVSGEVVFAAAEAGDQLAIDILRQTGEYLGIGLTNLIHIINPTKVIIGGGVSESGKYVLEPLRRIIQERGLTQQAKQTKVVLTEFGSRATMLGAVALLLVELFQPQ